A part of Chlamydia ibidis 10-1398/6 genomic DNA contains:
- a CDS encoding AURKAIP1/COX24 domain-containing protein, with amino-acid sequence MSSVKKKRRLKIAKHKRKKRRRRDRHKNK; translated from the coding sequence ATGTCATCTGTTAAGAAAAAACGAAGACTAAAAATTGCCAAGCATAAGCGAAAAAAAAGACGCCGAAGAGATCGTCATAAAAATAAATAG